GTTTCGCGCATTCGCTGCCAATCAATCGAGCCCGGTGACACAGTGGCTGCGGGCGCTGGCGAGGCTGGCGCACCAGGAGTGCGGCGGCCCCGGTGTCGGCGCCATCGGCATGTGTTTCACCGGCAACTTCGCCCTGTCGATGATGCTGGAGCCGGCGATGCTGGCGCCGGTGATCTGCCAGCCCTCGCTGCCGCTGGATGATCCGGGTGGCATCGAGATGGCGCCCGGCGAACTCGCCGTGGTGCGCGAGCGGCTCGAGCGGGAGGATCTCACGGTGCTGGCGTACCGATTTGAAGGCGATCGGTTTTGCAGGGCGGAACGCTTTGCTGCCTATGCCGAGGGCCTTGGCGACCGGTTCGTGGGACGCGCGCTGCCGGACAGCGCCGCCAACCCCGATGTCCCTGCTTTCTTTGCCCAGCACGTGCCTTGCCCGCACAGCGTCGTCACCGTCCACCTGATTGACGAAGCTGGCGAGCCGACAGTGGCCGCGCGCGACGAAATCCTGTCGTTCTTTGTGCGGCGCCTAGGCGAGACGCGCCGAAGCCCCAACCTCAAGCCGGCAACCCCTTAGCCCGCGACAGCGCATCGATACGCTTCAACGGTTGCCCGGAAATCGGCGCCAGGCTCTCGCTACCGCAAGCGCATTGCCCGAACGGCACG
The Cupriavidus basilensis DNA segment above includes these coding regions:
- a CDS encoding dienelactone hydrolase family protein, with amino-acid sequence MVKRSMKEVDRLDDFTRRTITLDGVAKVVHVAGTGPAVIVMTEMPGISPHVARFARWVRDAGLTVYMPSLFGRDGAVPDAEAGAAVFRRACVSAEFRAFAANQSSPVTQWLRALARLAHQECGGPGVGAIGMCFTGNFALSMMLEPAMLAPVICQPSLPLDDPGGIEMAPGELAVVRERLEREDLTVLAYRFEGDRFCRAERFAAYAEGLGDRFVGRALPDSAANPDVPAFFAQHVPCPHSVVTVHLIDEAGEPTVAARDEILSFFVRRLGETRRSPNLKPATP